From Oenococcus sicerae, the proteins below share one genomic window:
- a CDS encoding bifunctional folylpolyglutamate synthase/dihydrofolate synthase, giving the protein MIKNETEAINWIHSLTNTGERIKHDTQERMLTLLNKLGHPEKKLPPIIHVTGTNGKGSVSRFSQAILTASGFKTGLFISPFIIKFNERIEIDGHYISAEDLTSYTQRIAAKYTNQTEFEVITAIAILYFSESDLDALVLEVGIGGLWDSTNVIDATVAVITSVGLDHMDILGDTLAKIAFQKVGIVKPTTKALLYGRIPSEAKNVIEARAVALKVTFGQIDAKIKVSRGYYQRYNAALAWAAVKVYLHAVLPNDVFLKIIDQWSTDKLIKFLNTVSWPARMEKISEDPLIILDGAHNPQGVAVLNDSLLREYGDKEQLILFGHLEKKQISAADFHSLPLATVFPVNWQAYKQTAQSNQYEEWHAQLDELLSKIDRKKQMIVVTGSLYFVSQVRTYLNKKLTQID; this is encoded by the coding sequence ATGATTAAAAATGAAACAGAAGCGATCAACTGGATTCATTCACTGACTAATACGGGTGAACGAATTAAGCATGATACCCAAGAACGTATGCTGACGCTATTAAATAAGTTAGGACACCCAGAAAAAAAGCTGCCGCCAATTATTCATGTCACGGGCACTAATGGCAAGGGTTCTGTCTCACGCTTTTCGCAGGCTATTTTAACGGCGTCCGGCTTTAAAACAGGTCTCTTTATTTCACCGTTTATTATCAAATTCAACGAACGAATTGAGATTGACGGCCACTATATTTCAGCTGAAGACCTGACATCCTATACGCAGCGAATTGCTGCAAAATATACAAACCAAACTGAGTTTGAAGTTATTACAGCGATCGCGATTCTTTATTTTTCCGAATCAGATCTGGATGCGCTTGTGCTTGAAGTCGGGATCGGCGGACTATGGGATTCGACGAATGTTATTGATGCGACGGTGGCTGTGATTACAAGCGTCGGTTTGGATCACATGGATATTCTCGGTGATACCCTGGCTAAAATTGCTTTTCAAAAAGTTGGTATTGTTAAGCCAACGACAAAAGCACTGCTTTATGGTCGTATCCCCAGTGAAGCCAAAAATGTGATCGAAGCTCGTGCCGTCGCATTAAAAGTGACTTTTGGCCAGATCGATGCTAAAATAAAAGTTTCCCGGGGCTATTATCAGCGCTACAACGCAGCATTAGCTTGGGCCGCAGTTAAAGTTTATTTACATGCTGTTTTGCCAAATGATGTTTTTTTGAAAATAATTGATCAATGGTCGACTGATAAATTAATCAAATTTTTAAACACTGTTAGTTGGCCGGCGCGAATGGAAAAAATTTCTGAGGATCCTTTGATCATCTTAGATGGTGCACACAATCCGCAAGGTGTAGCTGTATTGAACGACTCTTTACTGAGAGAATATGGCGACAAAGAACAATTGATCCTGTTTGGACATTTGGAAAAAAAGCAAATTTCGGCTGCGGATTTTCATAGTTTACCCTTAGCAACTGTTTTTCCTGTCAATTGGCAAGCATATAAACAAACGGCTCAATCAAATCAGTATGAGGAATGGCATGCTCAATTGGATGAATTGTTATCGAAAATCGACCGCAAAAAGCAAATGATCGTTGTGACCGGTTCGCTCTATTTTGTCAGCCAGGTCCGCACGTATTTAAATAAAAAATTGACTCAAATTGACTAA
- a CDS encoding valine--tRNA ligase, which produces MRQINMSTKYDPTEIERGIYDRWQKAELFNPDVDKKIKPAKYADGDPESYAIVIPPPNVTGKLHLGHAWDTTLQDMLIRQKRMQGYDTLWLPGMDHAGIATQAKVEARLREDGISRYDLGREKFVDKVWQWKDEYAAIIKTQWAKLGLSLDFSRERFTLDKGLNDAVKKVFVDLYNKGLIYRGEYIINWDPQAKTALSDIEVIHEDDKGAFYHVKYPFVDPNFTFNGRHYIEIATTRPETMFGDTAVAVNPSDKRYQELVGRKIIVPLVDRQVEIIADQYVDKDFGTGMVKITPAHDPNDFLVGNRHNLPRINTMNADASMNENAGKYVGLDRFAARKAIVKDLQDRDFMLNIEPIVHSVGHSERTDVQVEARLSTQWFVKMAPLAKQALEMQQNTDEKVDFWPLRFEGTYESWMENVHDWVISRQLWWGHQIPAWYRTKSDGQQETYVGLTAPAGDGWTRDPDVLDTWFSSALWPFSTLGWPNTEDPDFKRFYPTSTMVTGYDIIFFWISRMIFQAKEFTGRRPFKNVLIHGLMRDQQGRKMSKSLGNGIDPMDVIDKYGTDALRWFLSTGSTPGQDLNFSYDKMDSAWNFVNKIWNVSRYVLMNLETDTKISLPDKKDLTLADKWILSRLNATVDKVSKNFEKFEFGEVGRQLYNFIWNDFADWYIEMTKETLTSDVAGNKIAVQQTLVYVLDQVLRLLHPIMPFVTEAIFQQLPGHQPADSLVIADYPKVKQSLNDPEAEHAFSALQELITAIRNIRTEVKTPLSVPVDILINIDDQSLMPVFKGNIDYINRFGHPKRLEIGSQIQAPALAMSRVIAGATVYIPLAELIDLDAEIDRLKGELNKFSAEVKRSSNKLANEKFVNSAPEKVVLAEKGKLSDWQAKFNATQARIDELKQNHD; this is translated from the coding sequence ATGCGCCAAATTAACATGTCAACTAAATATGATCCGACGGAGATTGAAAGAGGGATTTATGATCGCTGGCAAAAAGCTGAATTATTTAATCCAGATGTTGATAAAAAAATCAAACCGGCTAAGTATGCAGATGGTGATCCCGAGTCTTATGCCATCGTAATTCCACCGCCTAATGTGACTGGCAAGCTGCATCTTGGTCATGCTTGGGATACAACGCTTCAGGATATGCTGATTAGGCAAAAACGTATGCAGGGATATGACACTTTATGGTTGCCTGGTATGGATCACGCTGGTATTGCAACTCAAGCCAAAGTGGAAGCACGTTTACGAGAAGACGGCATTTCTCGTTACGATCTAGGCCGCGAAAAGTTCGTTGATAAAGTTTGGCAATGGAAGGATGAATATGCCGCCATTATCAAGACGCAATGGGCAAAACTTGGGTTATCGCTAGACTTTTCGCGTGAGCGTTTTACCTTGGATAAGGGTCTAAATGATGCCGTTAAAAAAGTTTTTGTTGACCTCTACAATAAAGGACTTATCTATCGAGGTGAATACATCATCAACTGGGATCCACAGGCCAAAACGGCTTTATCTGATATTGAAGTTATTCATGAAGATGATAAAGGCGCATTTTATCACGTCAAATATCCTTTTGTGGACCCGAATTTTACGTTTAATGGTCGGCACTATATTGAAATTGCTACGACTAGACCAGAGACGATGTTTGGTGATACGGCCGTTGCTGTTAATCCTTCTGATAAACGTTATCAGGAATTGGTTGGCCGTAAAATAATCGTGCCCTTGGTTGATCGACAAGTTGAGATAATTGCTGACCAATATGTTGATAAGGATTTTGGAACCGGCATGGTCAAGATCACACCAGCTCACGATCCCAATGACTTCCTTGTTGGCAATCGCCATAATCTACCACGGATCAATACGATGAATGCGGATGCCTCGATGAATGAGAATGCCGGCAAGTATGTCGGCTTGGACCGTTTTGCTGCTCGCAAAGCAATTGTCAAGGATTTGCAAGACCGCGATTTTATGTTGAATATTGAGCCGATTGTCCATTCAGTTGGACATTCTGAACGTACTGATGTTCAAGTTGAAGCGCGTTTGTCGACCCAGTGGTTTGTTAAAATGGCGCCATTGGCTAAACAAGCATTAGAAATGCAGCAAAATACCGATGAAAAAGTTGACTTCTGGCCATTGCGTTTTGAAGGCACTTATGAATCTTGGATGGAAAATGTTCATGATTGGGTTATTTCTCGGCAGTTATGGTGGGGTCATCAAATTCCAGCCTGGTATCGGACGAAAAGTGATGGCCAGCAAGAGACATATGTGGGCTTGACCGCACCGGCAGGGGATGGCTGGACTAGAGATCCTGATGTTTTGGATACTTGGTTTTCCAGCGCACTATGGCCTTTCTCAACGCTTGGCTGGCCGAATACTGAAGACCCAGACTTCAAACGCTTTTACCCCACTTCAACGATGGTCACGGGCTATGACATTATTTTCTTTTGGATCAGTCGTATGATTTTTCAAGCGAAAGAATTTACAGGCAGACGACCTTTTAAAAATGTCTTGATCCATGGTTTGATGCGAGATCAGCAAGGCCGCAAAATGTCCAAGTCCTTGGGTAATGGTATTGATCCGATGGATGTGATCGATAAATATGGTACCGATGCTTTGCGCTGGTTTTTGTCAACGGGCTCAACACCGGGTCAAGACCTTAATTTTTCCTATGACAAGATGGACTCAGCCTGGAATTTTGTGAATAAAATTTGGAATGTTTCCCGCTATGTTTTAATGAATCTAGAAACTGATACAAAAATTTCCTTGCCAGATAAAAAAGACTTGACACTCGCTGACAAGTGGATTTTATCTCGCCTAAATGCAACGGTTGATAAAGTTTCTAAAAATTTTGAAAAATTCGAATTCGGTGAAGTCGGCCGCCAGCTCTACAATTTTATATGGAATGATTTTGCTGATTGGTATATTGAAATGACCAAAGAGACATTGACAAGTGATGTAGCTGGCAATAAAATTGCTGTTCAACAAACTTTGGTTTATGTACTGGACCAAGTCTTGCGTTTGCTGCACCCGATCATGCCATTTGTGACTGAAGCCATTTTTCAGCAATTACCGGGTCACCAGCCGGCAGACAGTCTTGTCATTGCTGATTATCCGAAAGTCAAGCAGTCATTGAATGATCCTGAAGCTGAGCATGCTTTTTCAGCTTTGCAGGAATTGATCACAGCTATTAGAAACATTCGGACCGAGGTTAAGACGCCTCTTTCGGTTCCGGTCGATATTTTGATCAACATTGATGACCAGTCACTCATGCCCGTTTTCAAGGGTAACATCGACTATATCAATCGTTTTGGTCATCCGAAGCGATTAGAAATTGGTTCTCAAATTCAAGCTCCTGCTTTAGCGATGTCACGCGTGATCGCTGGCGCAACAGTATATATTCCTTTAGCTGAATTAATTGATCTGGATGCTGAAATCGATCGACTAAAAGGCGAACTTAATAAGTTTTCAGCCGAAGTGAAGCGTTCATCAAACAAACTAGCCAACGAAAAGTTTGTTAATAGCGCACCTGAAAAAGTTGTGTTAGCTGAGAAAGGCAAACTAAGCGATTGGCAGGCTAAATTCAATGCAACACAAGCACGAATTGATGAGTTGAAGCAGAATCATGATTAA
- the ezrA gene encoding septation ring formation regulator EzrA: MTLIILIIAIILLIGYLAAVLFQRSYARRANDIVAQKDKLAQINVQQTLLDARKLSLTGKSLHGYQRLEADYNDIENSKFLHIDQLANSVVFDSRGLNVFKTRDEFNTLDTTLKETKDKIASIQVGLQKLNEVDQEHRKAVDELRTRYDKLRKKILAESFKYGPASEPLENVLSGLEDSFAKFVKLTEAGDHSSATDVYEQLRVETNDLEKKMIDIPPLYDKLINRYPANFKELQTGADELTKKGFVFDADPNVVISDMRKNHEQILNMLKNLDVKKTVDAQRLLEVQIKTLYDTIESEYSAEYDVKKNDRRLANELAHVRAQNQELTLEIDRLDQRYILSHSEVEDMRGWGEQIKSVSAQNNDNKKRWQEKKAAFTALREVQNGLFRQLNQISKNQKDLYVTISSYPQVFDDLKRIALQYAGELSNIRRVLEQVDMPGLPADYRLQFISVQDEIKALNDMVAASRVNLDDAQRQAHEVTTDLADLKASSSELYNNANLAIELIHYANRFTDRQEIMTALQQARLYYERDLDYSRTVDIVGRALNQIEAGSYERLKEGYLNRNQTPF, encoded by the coding sequence ATGACTTTGATTATTCTAATAATTGCGATAATTTTATTAATCGGCTATTTAGCCGCAGTTCTTTTTCAGCGTTCTTATGCGCGCAGAGCCAACGATATCGTTGCTCAAAAAGATAAGTTGGCACAAATTAATGTTCAACAGACACTTTTGGATGCTCGTAAACTCAGTTTAACTGGTAAGTCTTTGCATGGCTACCAGCGTTTAGAAGCTGACTACAATGATATCGAGAATTCAAAGTTTCTTCATATTGATCAGCTGGCTAACTCAGTTGTTTTCGATTCACGTGGCTTGAATGTATTTAAAACGCGTGATGAATTCAATACGTTGGATACAACTTTGAAAGAAACTAAAGACAAAATTGCCAGTATCCAAGTTGGTTTGCAAAAACTAAATGAGGTTGATCAAGAGCACCGCAAAGCCGTTGATGAACTTCGGACTAGATATGACAAGCTGCGTAAGAAGATTTTAGCTGAGTCTTTTAAATACGGCCCCGCTTCCGAACCACTAGAAAATGTTTTATCTGGACTAGAAGATAGTTTTGCGAAATTCGTCAAATTAACTGAAGCAGGTGACCACAGTTCTGCGACTGATGTCTATGAACAATTGCGGGTCGAAACTAATGATCTGGAAAAGAAAATGATTGATATTCCGCCTTTATACGATAAATTGATCAATCGTTATCCAGCTAATTTTAAAGAACTGCAGACGGGTGCTGATGAGTTAACCAAAAAAGGATTTGTTTTTGATGCGGATCCAAATGTTGTGATTTCTGATATGCGGAAGAATCACGAGCAGATTTTGAATATGCTTAAGAACCTGGATGTTAAAAAAACAGTTGATGCCCAACGACTTTTAGAGGTTCAAATTAAAACGCTGTATGACACAATTGAAAGCGAGTACAGTGCTGAATACGATGTCAAAAAGAATGATCGTCGTTTGGCGAATGAATTGGCGCACGTCCGGGCTCAAAATCAGGAATTAACTTTAGAAATCGATCGTTTGGATCAACGCTATATTTTGTCGCATTCCGAAGTCGAAGATATGCGCGGCTGGGGCGAGCAAATTAAATCTGTTTCAGCACAAAATAATGATAATAAGAAACGCTGGCAGGAAAAGAAAGCAGCTTTCACGGCTTTGCGCGAGGTTCAAAATGGCCTTTTCCGCCAGCTGAATCAGATTTCTAAAAACCAAAAAGATTTATATGTCACAATTAGTTCTTACCCACAGGTATTTGATGATTTGAAACGGATCGCATTACAATATGCAGGCGAACTTTCTAATATACGACGGGTTTTAGAGCAAGTAGATATGCCCGGACTACCAGCGGATTATCGTCTGCAGTTTATATCTGTTCAAGATGAAATCAAAGCATTGAACGACATGGTTGCTGCTTCTCGTGTTAATCTTGATGACGCTCAGCGCCAAGCACACGAAGTCACGACTGACCTCGCTGATCTGAAAGCCAGTTCATCTGAACTGTATAATAATGCTAATTTAGCTATTGAGTTGATTCATTATGCAAACCGTTTTACCGATCGCCAGGAAATTATGACCGCCTTGCAGCAGGCACGTCTTTATTACGAACGAGATCTTGATTATTCGCGAACCGTTGATATAGTTGGACGTGCGCTGAATCAAATTGAAGCGGGCAGTTATGAGCGCCTAAAGGAAGGTTATTTGAATCGTAATCAAACACCTTTTTAG
- the rpsD gene encoding 30S ribosomal protein S4 gives MSRYTGPKWRLSRRLGISLLGNGKELAKRPYAPGDHGNTGRRPKLSEYATQLREKQKLRFTYGLSERQFHNLFLKAGRIRKGLHGTNFFILLETRLDSVVYRLGLATTRAQSRQLVNHGHILVDGKRVTIPSFEVKPGQVISVRERSKKIVPIVNAVEASLHNTPFVEFDADKLEGKLTRYPERDELGADINESLIVEYYNRLG, from the coding sequence ATGTCACGTTATACCGGACCAAAATGGCGTTTGAGTCGTCGTCTCGGTATTTCTCTTCTAGGAAATGGCAAGGAATTAGCAAAACGTCCTTACGCTCCTGGTGATCACGGGAATACTGGTCGTCGCCCAAAGCTTTCAGAATATGCAACACAGTTGCGCGAAAAGCAAAAGCTTCGTTTTACTTATGGATTGTCTGAGCGCCAATTCCATAATTTGTTCTTAAAAGCCGGCAGAATCCGTAAGGGGCTGCACGGTACCAACTTCTTCATCTTACTTGAGACTCGTTTGGACTCAGTTGTCTATCGACTTGGATTGGCGACAACCCGTGCTCAATCCCGTCAATTGGTCAATCATGGTCATATTCTTGTTGATGGCAAGCGTGTGACGATCCCATCTTTTGAAGTTAAACCCGGACAAGTTATTTCCGTCCGCGAACGTTCTAAAAAGATTGTACCGATCGTAAACGCTGTCGAAGCATCTCTTCACAACACACCCTTCGTAGAATTCGATGCCGATAAACTTGAAGGTAAGTTGACTCGTTATCCAGAACGTGATGAACTGGGCGCAGATATCAACGAATCTTTGATCGTTGAATATTACAACCGTCTTGGTTAA
- the pnuC gene encoding nicotinamide riboside transporter PnuC: protein MQQQHTFKDLFKPSWYVHQMSGWSKSSYGLLIFGYLFIAWQTFSNPLTDIAIWTFVAAILGFTTTLAITNTRPLNGVFGLISALIYIVVAISAHNPSDAILQGVYIVLLDIPVLISPNWAIDVEKKVRKISEVDARGEKHNSAYWYKLFAVVFILAWIILYFFEIYITKTPRPMVDSFTAAIGISGALLTTLRFSESYYFWILQGAAQVILWGITAAQGDASLVLFFTYMLYMANDAVALLDKKIAWFHHAN from the coding sequence ATGCAACAACAGCACACTTTTAAAGATTTATTCAAACCATCCTGGTATGTTCATCAAATGTCGGGTTGGTCAAAGTCATCCTACGGACTGCTTATTTTTGGTTACCTTTTTATTGCTTGGCAGACCTTTAGCAATCCGCTGACAGACATAGCAATTTGGACTTTCGTTGCCGCTATTTTGGGTTTTACGACGACACTGGCCATCACAAATACACGACCATTGAATGGCGTTTTTGGTCTGATTTCAGCTTTGATTTATATTGTTGTCGCCATTTCTGCTCATAATCCGTCTGACGCCATCTTGCAGGGCGTTTATATTGTTTTACTAGATATTCCAGTCTTGATTTCACCCAATTGGGCGATTGACGTTGAAAAAAAAGTTCGTAAAATTTCTGAGGTTGATGCGCGTGGTGAGAAACATAATTCAGCTTACTGGTACAAATTATTTGCAGTTGTCTTCATACTAGCTTGGATTATTCTTTACTTTTTTGAAATTTATATTACGAAAACACCACGGCCAATGGTGGATTCATTTACCGCTGCTATTGGCATTTCCGGTGCTTTATTGACAACCTTGCGTTTTTCGGAATCTTATTATTTTTGGATCTTGCAAGGTGCTGCCCAAGTTATTCTATGGGGAATTACGGCAGCTCAAGGGGATGCATCTTTGGTCCTGTTTTTCACTTATATGCTATACATGGCTAATGATGCTGTCGCTTTATTGGATAAAAAAATAGCATGGTTTCATCATGCTAATTAA
- the groL gene encoding chaperonin GroEL (60 kDa chaperone family; promotes refolding of misfolded polypeptides especially under stressful conditions; forms two stacked rings of heptamers to form a barrel-shaped 14mer; ends can be capped by GroES; misfolded proteins enter the barrel where they are refolded when GroES binds), whose translation MAKEVRFSEDARARMQAGIDKLADAVKTTIGPKGRNVVLEQSYGTPTITNDGVTIAKAIELDDHYENMGAKLVTEAASKTNDVAGDGTTTATVLTQAIVNEGLKNVTAGANPVGIRAGIEKATAAAVAGLKANSHEVKDSSSIQQIASISAANDETGKLIADAMEKVGHDGVITIEESKGIETELDVVEGMQFDRGYMSQYFVTDNDKMETNLDNPYILITDQKVGNIQDILPVLQSVVEQGRSLLIIADDITGEALPTLVLNKLRGTFNVAAVKAPGFGDRRKAQLEDIAILTGATVITEDLGLQLKDVAIDQLGQANRISITKDKTTIVEGKGDKSALADRIKAIRQEIDNTTSDFDREKLQERLAKLAGGVAVVRVGAATETELKEKKYRIEDALNATRAAVEEGYVAGGGTAFVNVLPEVKKVVSQLTGDAETGARIVLRALEEPLRQIAENAGLEGSVIAEHAKSEKLEVGFNAATGEWVNMIEAGIVDPTKVARSALQNAASVSAMILTTEAVVAELPKPDAPAAPAAPGMPGMM comes from the coding sequence ATGGCTAAAGAAGTTCGTTTTTCTGAAGATGCTCGTGCAAGGATGCAGGCTGGAATAGATAAGCTAGCCGATGCTGTTAAGACGACGATCGGTCCTAAGGGCCGCAACGTTGTCTTGGAACAAAGCTATGGAACACCAACGATTACTAATGATGGTGTCACAATTGCTAAAGCGATTGAATTAGATGACCATTACGAGAACATGGGTGCCAAACTCGTTACGGAAGCTGCCTCTAAAACCAACGACGTTGCTGGTGATGGTACAACAACTGCAACCGTTTTAACACAAGCTATCGTTAATGAGGGTCTTAAAAATGTGACTGCTGGTGCTAATCCGGTTGGTATTCGTGCCGGAATCGAAAAAGCAACGGCCGCAGCCGTTGCTGGTTTAAAAGCTAATTCTCATGAAGTTAAAGACTCATCATCGATTCAGCAAATCGCTTCAATTTCCGCAGCAAATGACGAAACAGGCAAGCTGATTGCTGATGCCATGGAAAAAGTTGGTCATGATGGTGTTATTACGATCGAAGAATCCAAAGGTATCGAGACTGAACTAGATGTTGTTGAAGGCATGCAGTTTGATCGCGGTTACATGAGCCAATATTTTGTCACCGATAACGACAAAATGGAGACAAATTTGGATAATCCTTATATTTTGATCACTGACCAAAAAGTTGGAAATATTCAAGATATTCTACCTGTTTTGCAAAGCGTTGTTGAGCAGGGCCGTTCTTTGTTGATCATTGCCGATGATATCACGGGCGAAGCTTTGCCAACGCTGGTATTAAATAAGCTGCGTGGTACTTTTAACGTTGCCGCTGTTAAGGCACCCGGATTTGGTGACCGTCGTAAAGCCCAGTTAGAGGATATTGCGATTTTAACCGGTGCAACTGTGATTACTGAGGATCTTGGTTTGCAGCTGAAAGATGTTGCTATTGATCAGCTGGGACAAGCTAATCGCATTAGTATCACGAAAGATAAGACCACGATCGTTGAAGGAAAAGGTGATAAGTCAGCTTTAGCAGACAGAATTAAGGCCATTCGTCAAGAAATTGATAATACGACGTCTGATTTTGATCGAGAAAAATTGCAGGAACGTTTAGCTAAGTTAGCTGGCGGTGTTGCTGTTGTTCGTGTTGGTGCTGCCACCGAGACTGAATTAAAAGAAAAGAAGTACCGGATCGAAGATGCTTTAAATGCCACTCGTGCCGCTGTTGAAGAAGGCTATGTTGCTGGTGGTGGTACCGCCTTTGTCAATGTCCTTCCGGAAGTTAAAAAAGTTGTTAGCCAGCTAACTGGTGATGCAGAGACCGGTGCAAGAATTGTGCTTCGTGCCTTAGAAGAGCCGCTTCGCCAAATTGCTGAAAATGCTGGTTTAGAGGGCTCCGTCATTGCTGAACATGCCAAATCTGAAAAACTAGAAGTTGGTTTTAATGCTGCTACTGGCGAGTGGGTAAACATGATCGAGGCTGGAATTGTTGATCCGACCAAAGTTGCTCGTTCTGCGCTGCAAAATGCTGCTTCTGTTTCAGCTATGATTTTAACGACTGAAGCTGTTGTTGCTGAATTGCCTAAACCTGATGCTCCAGCTGCTCCTGCAGCACCTGGTATGCCAGGAATGATGTAA
- a CDS encoding GroES family chaperonin, giving the protein MIKPLGDRIVLSIDQPEEEKVGGILIANNAKEKPVTGSVIAVSTATIGDAEAPKSVKVGDKVMFDKYAGSQVTIDGEDYLIVHEKDILGVL; this is encoded by the coding sequence ATGATCAAACCATTAGGCGATCGAATTGTTCTTAGTATCGACCAACCAGAGGAAGAAAAAGTTGGTGGTATTTTAATTGCAAACAATGCAAAGGAAAAGCCAGTTACAGGTTCTGTTATTGCAGTTTCGACGGCAACTATCGGGGATGCAGAAGCACCCAAATCTGTTAAAGTCGGCGACAAAGTGATGTTTGATAAGTACGCTGGTTCACAAGTAACGATCGATGGGGAAGATTACCTTATCGTTCATGAAAAAGATATTTTGGGGGTGCTGTAA
- a CDS encoding redox-sensing transcriptional repressor Rex yields the protein MTADTQIPRATAQRLPIYYYYLSSLHAAGIKRINSSEISEAIKFDAATVRRDFSYFGALGKRGFGYDVAALLNFFSKVLSQDKLNKVAVVGVGNLGQALMKYNFVHSNNIEIIMGFDSDPKKKTVQIKNEKDELLPVYAVDQLETELKKADVTIAILTVPERSAQQVTDQLVAAGVKGILNFSPIRITVPNSVRVQNVDLTTGMQTLIYFVDNFKNIKSAK from the coding sequence ATGACTGCTGATACACAAATACCGCGAGCTACGGCTCAACGATTACCTATTTATTACTATTATCTATCTTCACTGCATGCAGCTGGGATCAAACGAATCAACTCATCTGAAATATCTGAGGCGATTAAGTTTGATGCGGCGACGGTTAGACGTGACTTTTCTTACTTTGGGGCACTGGGGAAACGCGGTTTTGGTTATGATGTTGCTGCTTTACTGAATTTCTTCAGTAAAGTCTTGTCTCAGGACAAATTAAATAAAGTAGCCGTTGTCGGTGTCGGCAATTTAGGCCAGGCTTTGATGAAGTATAACTTTGTTCATTCGAACAATATTGAGATCATTATGGGTTTTGATAGTGATCCCAAGAAAAAGACGGTTCAGATTAAGAATGAAAAAGATGAGCTTCTGCCAGTATACGCAGTTGATCAGTTAGAAACGGAATTGAAAAAGGCCGATGTGACTATTGCGATCCTGACAGTTCCCGAGAGGTCGGCTCAACAAGTCACTGATCAATTAGTTGCCGCTGGTGTTAAAGGTATTTTAAACTTTTCGCCTATCAGAATTACAGTTCCAAACAGTGTTCGTGTACAAAACGTTGATTTGACAACTGGTATGCAGACTTTAATTTATTTCGTTGATAATTTTAAAAACATCAAAAGTGCTAAATAA